Within the Gadus chalcogrammus isolate NIFS_2021 chromosome 20, NIFS_Gcha_1.0, whole genome shotgun sequence genome, the region CCATAAGCACTAGTGCACAATATAAAGTTGACATggtttatattaaaaaaatgcaaaatgtTCACTGGTTAGTGAGAtgtattacaatttaatcagtGTCAAGGTCAATGTCAACGGGGTCTATAATGTTTATCCATTTTACAAGTTAGAATAGAGTATAACTTACCACTGAGGCATATGGTATAcccttaaagagcccatgccattaaaatcacatttttcctattgtttgttaaataacataggtctgaataagtttgtgagctgtggtaagtttgaaatcgatgcagtttgtctgctgaatgcaataggcaatgaaaggaaaaaggcagaagaaatgagccgatctggataaggtgacactgtgacgtagcgttgtcaaactattattcatggccctgcccacttggttggttcgtaaccacccacaagaataagtcgtgattgagctagtgctaaatgctaatacgtgtacggtagttgcttagttcgtagtaacaggctagttacagaattttgaatgcaatggcagaacgacatcgaagtacatgaactgcgacatgctgcctgccgccggttgccgcgaggcaccaccgccgcgaagcaccaccgcccggcagcgggcagccgggcggtggtgcctcgcgccggcagcaggcagcaggcagcgcgcggttctgtctactacagattgatgtggaagtggaagaaccagagacgtcggagaacccgacgaagattcattatatcgtctggacgtgcagaCAGCTTtgggccgtgataatatgtattatttgatatagatatctatgtattatatgatattatttagatatagagctccaggaatgtaacgcaagtgttgtacacttccttgttatttggataaccgttctgctgttggtgtgatggcgcataacacgtcggactctcgtctctggtatttctacaacgagactcgtagtgggggttatctcagccatggccaagggattgttgaccgcggtcgtctcccgccggagtctcgctgccgatggaccaccgcctcggcttcaggaggcggtgattagcgctgaccgctgccgaggcggtgggaagcagggctcaagcgggatacattcgcggccaacaatccccttctcctccatgtcgtggttcatgtacttcagggagtcaaagccaaagttcctttcccccaattcattctcaaccatggctgcgataacccccactacgagtctcgttgtagaaataccagagacgagagtccgacgtgttatgcgccatcacaccaacagcagaacggttatccaaataacaaggaagtgtgcaacacttgcgttagagtcctggggctctacatctaaataatatcatataatacatagatatctgtatcaaataatacatattatcacggccaaaatctgtgtgcacctccagacgatataatgaatcacaaaggacttcgtcgggttctccgacgtctctggttcttccacttccacatcaatctgaagaagacgcggtcgtttgagattcataattgcctatcgtctggaggctcacacagcttttggccgtgataatatatattatttattatatgatatagatatctatgtataatatgggtttctaagagccattgcgatacatccaccgtaaacagagcgcatggtaccgtggctacaagctgctcagggccaggtgataatatatattatattacatagatatctatgtataatatgggtttctacgagccattgcgatacatccaccgtaaacagcgcgcatggtactgtcagtggctacaagctgctcagggccacacccccacccccctccttgacctgccttgacacgcccaccgtaaccagagcgattggtactgtggctacaagctgctcagggccacacccccacccccctccttgacctgccttgacacgcccaccgaaacagcgcgtttgggggaagctcaatgtgcgactagttcggagtggctgtaactctgcaccacggctgaatttcggggacgtctttgaatactgtgtatgtggcccactaatacctatattaaagcatccataaaatagcatggcatgggatctttaagcaAAGAAAATAGGGGACCCTGAATTGAGCCGCCATTGCCTTCTGAATTCACTGCAGTATCTGATCATAACCTCATCCTCTCATCATAACCTTCCTGTCCTGCGCCCTCCAGCAGacttcacctccttctcctccatgggATCGTGCAGCTCGGAGGGCCTGGGGGGCCCGGGGATGAGCAGCTTCAGATCAATGTCCACCTCCACTCGCATCATCAACGGAAAACGCACCACTACCAAGAAGTACGTCCAGGCCTCAGTCAGGCACTGAACCATGAACCCTGGGGCTGTTATTATCCTGTACCTCCAAGCTTTCACACCCATTCTTTATGATTGTATTGCTTAATGTCTTATGTTATCtgtattttatgtttgtgtgtgtgtgtgtgtgtgtgtgtttgtgtgtgtttgtttgtcctgTAGGATCAAAGAGAATGGACAGGAGAGGATTGAGATTGAGGAGGATGGTTTACTGAAGACTATAATGATTAATGGTAAAATGGACAATAATGTGCTTGACTAAACACCTAAACATTTTGCTCAATGCCTGAGTAGGATATGATTATGGTACACAAAAAGTAAAGTACAGTTAATTATAGTACAGTATTATACAAAAGTATAGTATAGATTATCCATGTATGCAATATAGCCTTTCTCAATCGTTGTTGCTGCCACTTCCTAACACATCTACTTTgcgtttgtgtatatatttgtgtgtccatgtatgaatgtgtgtgtttgtttttcatgtgtttgtgtgtgtgagggtgtatgtgtgtgtgtgtttatttctgtttgtttctgtgtgtgtgtgtttatctgtgtgtgtgcgtgtgtatatgtgtctgtgtgtgccctttgtatgtctgtatgggtgtgtgtgtgtgtgtgtgtgcatgtgtgtatgtctgtgtgtgtgtgtgtgtgtatgtgttgtctcTAGGGGTGACGGATGAGATGGCCCTTATGCTGGAGCTGAGCAAGCGGAATCAGAACTCCTCCCACCCACCGCCCGCCAGACCGCGCCTACAGCAAGACAAACCTCCCACTGATAGGCCCCGCACCAGCCCCTTCTCCTCCGCCACCGCCCAGCGCTCCTTTAGCTCCGCCCCTTGCTTCAATTACGCCGGGGTAGGGGCAGAgcgggaggaggacgaggacgagcaGCTGCAGCTGGCGCTGGCCTGCAGCCTGTCAGAAATGGAGGCCAAGCAGAGAGCCGCCGCAACCACGGCAACAGACTTCATCTCAGGTGCTGGGCTGGGGGAGCACGGCGGGACTGACCGGACCGGGGGCCGTAGAGGAGccggggggaggcggggcatggaggaggggaggaccaATGGTGTGAGGGAAGAAGGCTTAaggcaggaggaggggcaggagaggGGCTCAGGTGTCCAggccagaggggaggagggggcggggggctggtcCAGGGGGTCCGGCCCTCCTCCTGGGGACCCTCCTCTGGGTCCAAATGGGAACGCCGGTCCACCTCACCCTAGCAGCGAGGATGGGGAACTGGTCACAGGGAatgtcaaaaagaaaaagaaatgtgcatgtgttgtttgctgagtgtgtctgtgtgtgtgtgagtccgtacattcatgcatacaggtttccatgtgtgtgtgtgcgcttgcatgcatgcatgtatgtttctgtgtctgcataaatgcgtgtgtgggtgtgtatggtAGCCTATACACTATGTTATTGACGTGCCATCTTAAAAGGAAACGCTAACCGTTTGTCTGAAGGGTTGTTTCATTCGTTGCCGATGGCCAGCCCTGCCTTCCTGCATTAAGAAATGAACAGATTCAAACATATGCTGCATTATTACCAAAAAGCACAAAtcatttataatattttattgtttatttttccatttccactagaatttttttttctatctggATAAACAATAACAGAGAGCATATGAGGACCCTGTTATTGTTTCcgaaaggtttgtgtgtgtgtgtgtgtgtgtgtgtgtgtgtgtgtgtgtgtgtgtgtgtgtgtgtgtgtgtgtgtgtgtgtgtgtgtgtgtgtgtgtgtgtgtgtgtgtgtgtgggggagtgggggtgtggggatgggtgtgtgtgtttgtgtgtgtgtgtttgtgtgtgtgggggttggtgggtgggtgtgtgagtgtgttttttttgtttgggtgtgggtgtgggggtgagtgggtgggttggtgtgtgtgtgtacctacgaGGGCAAGCCGGCCAGTTCAGACGCTACTGTGGAATGTTCCCCACAGATCCCCCATTGTGTACTCTGCAGCAGTGTTACATAACAGCTGTCCTgtatcagcacacacacgcagcccgCAGACAATGGCTCAACCCAGGGGCCTGCttctagagagagggagagagggtgtgtgtgtgtgtgtgtgtgtgtgtgtgtgtgtgtgtgtgtgtgtgtgtgtgtgtgtgtgtgtgtgtgtgtgtgtgtgtgtgtgtgtgtgtgtgtgtgtgtgtgtgtgtgtgtgtctgggtgtgcggctgtgtgtgtgtttgtgtgtgagggggggggctgtgcgggtgtgtgggtgtgtgtgggtgtgtcgtgTGGCTGGGTCTGCGGGGCTAAATGCCCACGCATTCAGAGGACAGAAGGTAGAACCCGACAGCTGCATGGTTTACTTCTCACTGTCCagggtgtgtatatatatatatatatatatatatatatatatatatatatataatagaccTGGCTATGAAAGCATGCTAATATAAAGCACATGTTTCTTATTGTGAGAATACTATTGTACAAAGCTGCAACCCTTATTTTCATTGAAATCCGATTATTTTTCATTGACTAATGGACAAGTTATAGACTTGTTCATTagtcaatgaaaaataataactCCTCACAAGTGGCCATACCCAGAACAATGTctaaaatgtactttattttttttgtcaagcAGCCAAGAAATAATCTGAAAGACAGAAAAGCAACTCAATTAGATTCATACTGAAGATCTGACAGTGTTTGGTATTTTTACTTGATACATGACCGTAACAGATATTCATTCTACATATTAATCTATTCGTTTTGAAATCAATCAAAATATAGACCACAATATATATAGAGGAGGGGTGTCAATAATCTGACCATGAGATGGAATGACACCCTCTAGCGATGAGGTTTATTGACAGGTTCCATAAAAGAAGTTCAAGACGCCATCTTGACCAAATGGAACGTGAAGGACATCATGGGGAGCCTTCTTAAGCACGACTTAACTATCATAACTAATTCATCAGATGTTTAAATTATGCATTAGTATGGTGAGTTTGGAGTTCTGTGATCTGCATACGGTCTAAATCCTGGGTCATGATTAATGGATGGTAGGCCCAGGTACTACCAGACAAGTTCCAACATAACTGCTGTTTATGAAGGATCATAAATATATGATAAGTGCTAATTATACAATCAGTGAATGGAATGGAATGCCTTTTTCCTGCTCTGCCATGAAGAAGACTCTGAAGCAGCCAAGTCTTCAGTCACCTTTTGCTCCTAATAAAATGTACTTAAAGGCATTTTGTCTTCTAGTTGATCAAATTGGATTgattttgtattcatttttaTAATTTCTTTAATTTAAAGATGTGAATCTATTTGAAGTCACATTCTGTTTTGACAGAGAGACCGTAGCAACAGGGTATGATGTATTTACTAGTTTGAATGTAATTAGAACCTTTGAAAAAGGTTTCAAGTGATTCTAAATCACACAATCAGCATAATGAGATGGCTCGGTCCAGACCCACATCTAGTTtagggagggagacgagggagAGATCCCAGGGgaacgagggagggagagcaactCTGTGACCCTGGTGACTGTTTAGAAAGGGTTACTATGGTGCTTTTGGAGGGGGGCCCAAACCGGCCCTTACGCTACACAGACACCCAGCCTTGGAACACCAGCAACTGTCTGATTGAATGATTGTTTTCAATGGTGGGGAATAATATAATTTGTCTTATGATTTCATGTATAATGTATTTACAGCATGGAGTCAACTGAACGAGGACAATCTGAGCTGTGGCCAGACAGGATGTTTATGATTTATGAAAATCTCACACTATAGTAATAATCAGCAAGACCTTATTAAGCTTGATAAAACAAATCTGGCATGGTGGTTTTATATGAGATATGTACGCTATGACAATGTCACGCCTTTTTTTCTATTATACAACCATCTGTGTCTCAACGGCtcagtgtttctgtttctgtgtatTTATGGTACTTGACTGAAACCATTTCAAATTGAAGTTGTGTGTTCCTACTTGTTTTACCTTGAATGACTAAATTACAGCTTCAGCACTGGATTGATTTGCAAAGACTTATTACACTTATGTTGAATAAGAGACAAGGGGAGAGGGAGCATGTTTTTATGCTTTTGAAAAATtacaatatattgtatttgtactACATAAATCTTGTTTGATTAATTGTATACAattttattaaataattgtTAAAAGAAAGTTGacagaataaaaaatattcaGCTCAAAAGAGAGCAGAGAAATTTGAATTATTTGACAATAACTGTGGCAGAATGTATTATGACCATTATTCTAATAGTTTACACAGGCAGCGCTCTCCTAAGGCACGATATCTTTACTGTATTCTGAAAATATTATCTTCAGACCATTAGAACTAGCAATAGTAGATCCACATTTGAACCTGTCCGAGCCTGCCTTTTTAACAACTTGTTTATAGTACCATTTAAGTGCTTGGATTTAATTTAAGTAACGCTTTAACAGTTAAGTTAGTGTCTTAAGCGTTTAAGAGAGTGTTTAAATGTTACTTaaatttatataattattattttctgcaATACTGTCTcatgtgttgtgtttctatCTTCCTGTTTCAGAGTCAGACTTCCAGGCCTTCACGGGCTGACCTGATTGTTTCCCTCTGCACTGTGCTCTAAACCCTTGCCTTGAGGTAAGTTGAAATATTCAATACTGAGTCtgatatttattaattattgagTGATTATTTATTGATAAATTGTTCATCAGAAATGTGTTATAAATAGTTATCCGCTAATTGCGATGATTAATGATTTTTCTCCTTGTCTATTTCGACAGGTCAATCACCCATGATGCACTTTTATCTTCCATGTGGCTCACTACCTGCTGATAATACTTTTCAAAGTTTTATTTGAAAACAATTCTGAGGATCTGATTATTGTTactttgaatgtgtgtgcaagtgtgtgtgtgttacattctGTTTGTAAAGATGATAGAGAAGACTGATATCACTGTAAAGAAAATGAACTAGAATTTTTAATATCAGATGTCCTCATTAAACAAATGTAATCAAAGTGAAACAGAAGTTGAGTTTTGAATTATGGCAACTAATCAATGGAATGGAAAAGTAATGATGATAAATAACAACACTTCACAATCGTTAAATGCTGCGTCACATCACAAATTTATTCAGGGCAagtcaaaaatacatttttatagtTATTTTATATGTGTCTGCTACATTAAAGAAAGACATTAATGGCGGTGAATTATTTACAGTAATCACAATATAGCACACTGAAGACAAATCCGTGAAAGAAACTGTAgacagtatttgtgtgtgattgtgttcatgtgtgtgtatttgtgtgtcgaGTGTGTCTAGATGTTTCAGTGTGCAGTTCTCAGGCAGACAATCATTTTGTCAAGGCATAGACACTTGAGTTGGAACCTATTAGATGTTACATCAACGGCAACACAAGATGACTGCAGCTCGCATCCCCCACGACACCACACAGATTAGAAGGGACAGAATCTACAAAGTTAAAGATCTTTAAAGACATCACGACGATGGCTGCCACTCCCGACCCCAAACCATATCTGAAGTCATTGTTTGAGTGCAGTGCATCAACTGCTTTTATGAATGTCCTTAGCGAACACACCCAATGATGTTCTCTGATGGCAAAAAGCAACAGAAGCTTCCTCTTTCCTGTACAATGTACCCCCGgtttcatttcaaataaacGGGCTGGAGAGAACAGCACAATAACAGACATTGTTTCCTGGTCAAGATCAGAGATAGAATAATACTGGGACCCGGGAATCACTCCCAGTTAGTACAAAGGGATTTCTGAATGAATAATAATTGTTGTTTACATCATTGGCATGTTGTCATGCGCTAATTTCTAATGTACACCCTGTTTTTCCATACGGGCTATCAACTCCACTTTCTGTCGGCTCATGGGATGCCAATGATGTTGATcgagcatgtgtctgtgtgtgtgtattttgtatgtgtgtgtggtgtgtgtgtgtgtgtgtgtgtgtgtgtgtgtgtgtgtgtgtgtgtgtgtgtgtgtgtgtgtgtgtgtgtgtgtgtgtgtggagtgtgtgtgtgtatgtgtgtggagtgtgtgtgtgtgtgtgtgtgtgtgtgtgtgtgtgtgtgtgtgtgtgtgtgtgtgtgtgtgtgtgtgtgtgtgtgtgtgtgtgtgtgtgtgtgtccgataCAGGTTCTTCCTTAGGTACTGCTTCTCACTGTGGGAGGACTTTCAAGATGGCGTTCACCTCCTCTGCCACGGCCGTCAAGGCAAACTCAAACTGGTCCTGTGGACACAAAACGTCAAGTGAACTTTATTTATATCGGTTGGTATCACCGTTACAAAGGGATTTACACGgccaaaacaaataaacatgtaCTTCCATGGGTAATTCCCCAAAACAATAGAGAAACTTAGTGGGCAACACAAGGTCTCTGGGGGAGTAAGAGGGGGCTGGTGGGAGGACATCCTCATATTGGTCGTACCTTGGTGCGAACAAGCTCAGGCCTTTGGTCTCTGATGTGCTCCAATGTGGCTGCGATGTCGATCTCCTTCACTCCTGATGACGGAACATCAAAAACAACACCTGGATGTCTTCATCCGTCAATGTGGATGCACATCATATATAATAAACTGCATTTGTAAATGAAAGATGGAGTTACTGAGGACCTTTAGTTTTCTTTTCATTCTCCACGTTGTGGGGAAAGGTGTCCGGCATGGTGTTCTGTGCGGGGTGGACAGGGGGACTCACCTTTGGCCATGCGGTTCAGCACCATGTCGATGAGGATGTACGCGCCGGTCCTCTCCGTGCCGCCGCTGTGGTCGGGGAGAAGGAGACCGTTTCAAATGCACGCCTCGGGAGCACACTTTGTTTTTCTAACCAGCGGTTAAACAGCTTTAATGtgaaataaaattgaatttgtatttttatgttgTTACATATTCAACATGCCTCATGTTCAAGATTTGAAGCCTGAGTGCAAACATTGATTGAAAATGCAGGACATGATTTTTAACCGTTATGTAACGTGGCTAGAATATATCAGCTGCCCTTTAAAGCAAAGAGCCGCTAGATAACCCCCTAGGGGGCTGCCTTCTTCATGTAGGAAGGAGTCGACTGTACCTGCAGTGAACGATGATGGGACAGGAGCGACCTCGGTAGCACTTGTTGACCTTTCTGAAGAACAACACACAAGGTAAATAAAGGAGCTGTGGCCCCCGGGGCCCGAGAGACACAACATACAAACAACCATTTAAACTCTCCGTGGATCAGCTGGGAGACAACTATAGAGACATAACAGCAGAGTGTCTATCCagtatagaaacaaaaacagaagGAGAGGGTCCATGGCAGACCTGCAtactggacacacacaacacattaatAAATGGAATAAGAACAATCGATATGGGGGCCTGTGTATTGATGACATGAGAACATGTAAACATGAATGAAGGACAATAGACTGAGCGTGAATGGAAGAGGACATATTGAaacggagggagagaagagaagacatcAGTGctgaggagggaaggaggacagaccagaggaggagaaagaggaggagtagagccATCGTTCTCTGTCCTTCTGCAGTAGCCAGTCACACCTGCCAATGCTCATTTTTGTGACTATGCAACTGGAGCCAGAGTACTAGCTGCAAACCACAAAAATGACACTGAGAGATGTGCAGATATAAGCCACCGACCTACGCACTTtcagacagaaagggagacagagggccATGAAGGAGGTGAGCCCAGAGACACATGGAGATGGAGTATTGTATATGGTTGGATATACATGTACATCATACAATACAGTAGATGGTGAATTGTATAATGCATCAGCGTTATGGCACAGGTCACACTTTCCACGGAACGAGGAAGAAGATATAGGCCAACAGGGTGCCGGTGTCCACTGCCAcagcaggcgcacacacacaccgacacacacaccgacacacacacacacacacacacacacacacacacacacacacacacacacacacacacacacacacacacacacacacacacacacacattcgtttCACCTATCCAAAAAGGcgtagggccctattttaacagtctgaaattaagtgagaagcgccaaacgcaagtagctttgtgggcagttgcacacacacacaggcgatgttgctattttaccggtggataaatgactcttgcgtcCGACGCAAATCTGAAAAGGGTTGcgctgaagtagcctaattaaccGTAATGtacaataaaccaatgagagtgccatctcccattccatttaagagccatgagcgcatttgaatcggacgagttgatattttgacagcgcatttgcagtctccgatgagacagatgcatgaccacatgaattttaaacttcaaatgtATCATGTTATTggcaaataatatggcctaattcacgcATGGAATAgcgatatgatatgatatgcggtaactgtggttctacttaatgatatacgcaatacattagcaaacatcgtttcttaccactattgtatgcattatcgttatcgacttgtgttccgaatatgcatgtgtacccccgttaatatacattgccatggactgtattatgcgttacgtgtttagtttgcttgtgtttaaacagatggatgcacataAGCGCGCccacattcattaattattttacacacacacacacgtgcgcccgcattcattcattctttttaacactcgcggtaaaacaatgttttctcacgatcaaaaactcatcaatcctaaaagttatgggcttgtacacgatgtctgtgttaagataatatgtgtttgctgtacggtgtatgcagatgcattgatttaaaattacaacttattaccgctgtatcagctgttctttcccaaatattttaccaagaatgtgtggcgaggtagatgagagaagcaaagtgtatgcacgaggtgcacaagcaacattatgcatgcgcccttaaaatagcttCTGAACAacacgccactgactttaaaccaggtatttcctggtttgtggcggaattgttttctgaaactgcaaaatagcaccagggaacgtttgctccagaacacgcctcctcctttcgctgaaccgcccctttaggcgcaagatcattccctagttgcgtggtggtggagggaaaagaacgctccgcgccagttgcaaactagcaacgacacatgcgtcggtgtagaaagtcaattgcgctagatgcaagatagggcccttaggGTTAGATGTGCGATTCAGGTGCAGAATGGATCTACTGGTGTGTCtggggtgtgtctgtctgccttcctgTCCATTTATCTGTCTATTCCTTTaaatgtatgtctgtgtgtctgtctttctgaccATGcatctttctgtttgtctgtccttTTGTCTTtcagtctgtctttctctccatgaatgtctgtttgtttgtctttctgtccccgtatctgtctgtctgttggtctttCTGTCCCCGTATCTGTCGGtcagtatctctctctttctctgcctgtctgcttgtctgtcctGCTGTCATTtggtctcctgtctgtctgtctgtctgtctgtctgtctgtctgtctgtctgtctgtctgtctgtctgtctgtctgtctgtctgtctgtctgtctgtctgtctgtctgtctgtctgtctgtctgtctgtctgtccgtctgtctgtctgtctgtctgtctgtctgtctgtctgtctgtctgtctgtcctgctgTTCTTTGgccttgtgtctgtctgtctgtcctgctgTCCTTTGGtcttgtgtctgtctttctgtctgtcctgctgtcctatgctctcctgtctgtctgtctgtcctgcagTCCTTTggtcaagtgtgtgtctgtctggcctTCTCTCCTTTGGTCTTGTGtctatctgcctgcctgtcCTGATGTCCTTTGGTcgtgtaagtgtctgtgtgtctgtcctgctgtcctatgctctcctgtctgtctgtctgtctgtctgtcctgtagTCCTTTggtcaagtgtgtgtctgtctggcctTCTCTCCTTTGGTCTTgtgtctatctgcctgtctgtcctgATGTCCTTTGGTCGtgtaactgtctgtctgtctgtcctgctgtcctttggtctcctgtctgtctgtctgtctgtctgtcctgctgTCCTTTGGTCTCCTGTCTCTGTGCCAGAGCAGGCGGTACCTGCGGAAGTCGAGCAGGGGCCGTGTGGAGGTGGGAATGCCGTCTGCAGGCCAGCTGAGCAGGTGGAACTGGGTGAGGGTCCTGGTTTCCTGGGTCTGCACGTTCTTCAGGTAGAAACTGCGCACCAGGAAGTCCTTACACCAGATGTGCTCCGACACCAGGttcacctggagggggggggggggggggggggggcaccaacaGGTATTAGCAGCTATGCTGCTATACAGCTATAGGCCGCCATACAGCTATAGGCCGCCATACAGCTGTAGGCCGCCATACAACTATAGGCCCCTATAGGCCGCTATACAGCTATAGGCCACTAAAGGCCGCTATACAGCTATAGGCCACTATACAGCTATAGTCCACTATACAGCTATAGGCCCCTATAGGCCGCTATACAG harbors:
- the dnajb2 gene encoding dnaJ homolog subfamily B member 2 isoform X1, translated to MGDYYEVLGVSKTASQEDIKKAYRKQALRWHPDKNPDNKEGAEKKFKEIAEAYEVLSDKSKRASYDSYGNDRMPRRGSPGSPTDFPSEFPGFSFTFRSPDEVFREFFGSQDPFAGFFDDFPSFGGIHSHGGFHDHPGPSSRLGPGRFFSFPAPGADFTSFSSMGSCSSEGLGGPGMSSFRSMSTSTRIINGKRTTTKKIKENGQERIEIEEDGLLKTIMINGVTDEMALMLELSKRNQNSSHPPPARPRLQQDKPPTDRPRTSPFSSATAQRSFSSAPCFNYAGVGAEREEDEDEQLQLALACSLSEMEAKQRAAATTATDFISESDFQAFTG
- the dnajb2 gene encoding dnaJ homolog subfamily B member 2 isoform X2, whose amino-acid sequence is MGDYYEVLGVSKTASQEDIKKAYRKQALRWHPDKNPDNKEGAEKKFKEIAEAYEVLSDKSKRASYDSYGNDRMPRRGSPGSPTDFPSEFPGFSFTFRSPDEVFREFFGSQDPFAGFFDDFPSFGGIHSHGGFHDHPGPSSRLGPGRFFSFPAPGDFTSFSSMGSCSSEGLGGPGMSSFRSMSTSTRIINGKRTTTKKIKENGQERIEIEEDGLLKTIMINGVTDEMALMLELSKRNQNSSHPPPARPRLQQDKPPTDRPRTSPFSSATAQRSFSSAPCFNYAGVGAEREEDEDEQLQLALACSLSEMEAKQRAAATTATDFISESDFQAFTG